The Acropora palmata chromosome 3, jaAcrPala1.3, whole genome shotgun sequence nucleotide sequence AATAAAGCCTGCGAGCTGCCCCACTGTTCGGCCCCGATACCTCGAGTTACGGATGCACGTGGGAGGCTACTAAACACGAGAGAAGCGTAAGTATCGCCGCACAAGCtagtcaataataataattattataattacttTAGTCCACTAGACGCTCTGCTGTAAGCATGAATCGAGCAAAAGTGAGAAATGGTATGATCACCAACCGGATGGTTTAGTGGAAAACGAAAGATGTAAGATACTGTGGGATATGACCCTAGagtgttggatatgagattaAAGatgccaacgaggcgcgtagcgccgagttagctcaaatcatctcatatccaacaagcgcgagaggaataattgtctCACTCAGAACGCCACCGAGAtgttagacaaatcttctaatagttcaatgacttcattttcattcaacttcGGTGCGAGGCGATTTTcgccggccgccattgtttcttgagggaaagtTTTTTCGctcccttttaattttaagctgacgcatacgcttaccatatttgtagattatggtatattagctcttataatccatcaaatattttcgctcgcgcgcgattggtctaaacgagccacgtgggcgaatattccccagctaaaactggggaatatcccaggatattccccaatttttaaaaccgatggataataaacacaatagccttcatttggcgtgaaagtatgctcggatatttgtccttggatattatctgttcctcaaagctcacagttttcctcgagcttcgctctcggaaaactgttcgcttctcggaacagataatgtccgcggacaaatatccgagcatattttcgcgccaaacgAAGGCTATCGTTTatatataccataatggctaagccaattaaaagtcttgaattgaattatccaatgatccagtttttaataaatagcTATATACCAGGCTTTTCCATGCTTACTCAGGCAATGATCACTCAATGTCATCATTATTCCTGAACAAATTCAAAGGTTACCGAACCATTCCATACTTACCAAACACAAACAAGACCACTGTGTTGACAACTCTGTTCCCACTGACATCCATTTCAACAGCAAAGAAATCCATTATCACATCCCAGATATGCTGCACTTGTGCCGAAGATGTGTTAACCTTGACAATTCTGTCATTTTTACTGAAGTAATTGAGGAAGTCTTTCACAGACTTCTCGTACCATGCAAAGCGTCGCTTGGTCCTGCTCGTGTCCATTTCATCACCCTGATTAGAAGATGCATCTTTAGGATTCGAGCTTGGTGGTTTTACACAGGCTGGAGAATGGCTGTTCATGATATTTTTCAGAAGATCATCCTTTGATAATGTCAAGTTCAAAGCAAACGCACAAGGAAACTGAAAGTAACGAGTACAACTTTCAATGAGTTTTGATAGCCAACAAGAATCAAaccaagtaagctatgatcttcgcagttatgaacgcaatttaacagtgccgtagcaagggtaatataactgggggggcacgtgagcgccggaggcgcgagccgctaggggggtctgggggcatgctcccccagaaaattttgaaagctagaggcttggaaatgctatttccagcgttctccaagagcgatatgtgatttatgcatatcgcgaattatttacttcacacactgtctcagcaaaccaatgtacattgagagtataacacttgcaacgtcaattactaaatagaaaaccgactatctctgtatcttgaaaccagcaaatgtttcacctttcagagtcatcatagtaagttcgtagtttaaactgtctgagttgccttagaggtaaacgtagacttcatcggcaggtcgttttttgaaaacgtcccaagcagttgcttgataatattgtattttcaacattttatacaggtctgtttttactttttaggcaaaaaactggggggcacggccccccccggcccctccccttgctacggcactgtttaagcaattgcgtatagaagcctgaaaaagtcaggacttctaTACGCAATCTATACTTCAgccttctatacgcaattgcttacgttgcgttcataactgcgaagatcatagcttacttgatttcaaatccgcagttcaatatatgaaacatttcatatatcacttcacattcattcctcacgggctcattagaactcacgaatgaccagctcccaacgttaGTGgattcatagctcagttggttagagcgtcgcaccggtatcgcgaggtcactggtgcaaacaacgttgaaatcctgactttttctggcttctatacgcaattgcttaaattgcgttcataactgcgaagatcatagcttacttgatttcaaatccgcagttcaatatatgaaacatttcatatatcacttcacaagaATCAAACCCAAACTCAATGAAAGGGTACTAAGTTGGCTGTGTAGTACTAGAAAACAACAATAGACCATTTGAGGGTAATGTTAACTTCTAAATTTTTAACATACACCTATTTCCAAATACGTTGTCAGAGAGAACGGCGAATGGCGGTTGTCGAACGGAAATTGCACGACCGAAAAgaactgtggtttccatatttggtatgCAAAAAAATGAGTTCTTCGCGTTGCGCAAAACTGATACTGCCGTACGAACGGCCAACTGGCTGCGGCTAAACACCACCGTTCACCAGAAATTTGGAAACATAGCGTTCCACTGTCCTTTCACAAACGcctaagaaaaatgaagccTCGATCTGCCACTGAATTCTGAAGAATATGGACAAACCATATGACTCGCCACCGAAGGTCGGCACCATATGGAGCCGGCATCATAGAGgattatttcctattaatattcaatacccacatttcttttcagtcgtgcaatcgccgttctctccgacaatattttttgaaatagctgtatatcTATATGAGCATCTGTCTTTAATTACAGAAATAGGCCCACATAAGCATAAAGAAAGAGTTTGACCACGCTGGGTACTGAAGGCATAACTTTCAGATAAGACCACTGTTGCTCTACAAACTGAACTACAAGTCTGTGGGTGTTGTAGCAAACTAACAGACACAAAGAAAGGGTACTACACTTGGCCTTACAGAATATAACCCAAGAGTTGTTTTGAGAGACGCACACCTGTTTTAAGCCATCAAGGCTGCTGCCACAGGAAAATTTCACAGGGCCCTTCTGGCTCCCAAATCTCAAACTATGGAACCCAAGCTGAAGCCACAGTTCTATTATCAGAGCTCAGAAAAATTCACAGAATATAGTCGTTGGTGTACTGATGGGGTAAAATACTCAAGGTGGTTTTCACCTGAGTGAGAAAAAACCATTCAATATAGTTGTTCTCCCCAGTCAGGTGCAAATAGCATGATGGATTTGGTTGCATTCTGCAAGAATCTGCCGCTGCGGGATTTTCACCAAGGAATTTTTTCCACTTTAAAGGTCCAACTGATGGATACTTATTTTGCTTTAGAACGACTTAACAGCGTTTTGTTTCGTAAAGTTTGGTCATCCACACTCATGACTTGTGTGCCCCAGATTATTGGCCAGGAGCCTGTAGGATGCTGCTTAACGTAATACCTCAAATACCCTACTGCATACAACAAATACTATAAGTTACCGAAAAACAAAGGATACCTTACTGGGCTAAGAAGCTGAATACCAAACTTACTTTCTTTTCAAACTGTTCCATTTCTTTGTCACATTGTTTGATGAATTTATTGATTCGCATCATAAAGTTAAGATTTGGAATAAGATCCACCAATATTGGTTTATCAGGTATCTTACAAATCTCATTCTGAATAGTTTCCAACACCCAATCCAACGTGAGAATGTCCGGATTTTCTAACAAAACTGCTTTGAGTTCATGTGTGTTTGAAGGAGCATCCAAGCCTTTCTCTTCAACTTGTTTCGGgaaatgttgcaaaattaaATCCTCTGCTGAAATGAAGCCAAACCCGAACATCTTCCTCAGGTCGTTTACAATGCAACCTTTTGCTGATCCAGGACCACCTATCAATCAGAACACAACAACAGCCACTTAAGTCTGAACATAAACATCTTGATGCTTCATTTTAAGCCCACAAAAAGGTTGAAACATGTTGgtccaaaaaacatttaagaacCAGCTTGAAGAGGTGGAGGCAACTGAAGGTaagaaaaatgagaaaaaagtggaaaaaagtcaaaagtGCCCCAAAATCCACTGACAATGAATGCCAAATATATTGTGGATCACAGGTACCAGACTGTCCCACCCCAAAATTTCTTAGTCTGCTGTTGAAATCTTTCTAGAATGAAATGAGCAAATTATATAGACAGTGAACCGCATTTCAATAACTCCATACCATCATTATCAAGTTTGAAATACATGTTAGAATTGATTTTATAGAGAGagtaaaaatggtttgaaaatACTTAGGGAATTAACAGGGTTTTTAAGTATtcagtattattgttatgtaaAAAGTTTTGCGCAAACTGAATCCCTCTGCATGTAAGGTTTTGGTTTTAACATGCTGGGGAATTCATTTCACACCAAACCTTttacataacaataattattactgaataCTTTAACACCCTTTTAATTCCCTAAATATATTTTCACACCATTTACATATAAATAATCAATTCTAGCATGTATTTTAAACTTGATAGTGTTGGCATGGAGGCATCAAAACCTCTCTCACTCTTTACATCACTTACTTTTATTCTTAAGTGCTTTTTAAAAACCTTTCAATATCAGAAATCCACTTGATATCAATTTTAAAAAGCCTATCAAGATATATAGTCCATAAGCTGCAGATAAAAGGCATTTGAATTCATGAATATGGAGGCCACATCCACAGTTCACGCACTTCAAAAGTATCTGATTTGGAGGAAATGAATCAATCAATCTGCGTCATCCAAACTACCTCTTAGTGAAGCACTATGCAACAGCTACTATCCACATTGAAATGCTTCAATACcctcattaataatttatgatgTAAATCtctttgagattttttttgaACAAGCAAATGGGAAGATAACATGtctgaaatttaaataaagCCATGCAATAAACAATTGACTCAATGAAATATTGTGGTAGAATATTGTGGTAGAATAACAGACTAAGGCTGCGTGATCGACGAGAGCAGAATGACACTAAGGCCCTAGATAAATCAATATTTAAGAAAGTGAAGAAGGAATTTAAACAATGCATTtctgaataaaaattattatcattcacAATCTTATTCCTGTTATCTTGGAAAATTCGAAACAAGTAGAATAACTAAGGCACActtctttgtttaaaattcaaaaggtAGTTTCCATGAATTCATTACGAAAGATGATCGCCAACTTTTTGTCAGTTGATAATTATATCATTTGAACAACAAATGCTCTTAACCCCTGTTTCAGAGTAAAACTTCCCGTCAATTAAAACGAAAGGAAAGCTTTTACAGTTTGGACGGGTGACAAGAAAGCATCAACTTTTTCGCTGTCGATTTATCGTTCTCTActcaataaatattttaaaagatcAATTCAATACAGAAGCCCTTGGAGGTTGGCTGCTAATTTGCATGTCGGGTCAAGCCGCCACCGTGTTTCTAAAGGCCCATATCAATGACAATAtatttcaaacttcaaaatgcaATATCAAAAGAACAATTTCAGGGCTGTAACAGTAACAACACAAAAACCACGCACTATACGTATTATATTACAAACCCCGTATGCCATTCATGAGCTATGGCTGGCTTATAAAGGTAACCTTGTGtatataatttgcatttggcagtcacaacaacagagaaaaaacaagaataGACAATTCTCCAAGAAGGTTCAAGCAACCATGGCAATAACACAGCTGATAACAATTCAAAGCGCTGGGGATTTTCCACCTACCAAACACAAACACAAGCCGGTGCTCTGAATCGATCTTCCTCACGCCTTCTCCAATCTGGACAGAAACGTTAGGTTTGTCTACAATCGTATTTCTTCGGCTAAAATCAAATAGATTTTCCCCTTCAGCAGTGCCAGCTATGTTGCTTACCCCGCAACCCATTTTACTGAAAGTGACTGCAAGAAAAGTAAGTAACGAAAATAGTGCTTCGCAGCTACGAAAACTCCTACAGTGCAAGTGAACTATGATGATAACAATCAAACCACATTGAATCACGCCTCCGGCAGGCCAGTCGCGGGCAATTAGTTTCTATGGAAAcctctttttttcgtttttgagtgacaaggaaatgaaagCGAAGATGCGTGGTGAGAATTTAACAATGTGAAAACTAGACATCGCATACAGTTTTCCAGCTGTCGACAGTCTCAAAACCCAGCAGTAAACTAGCTGAAAGCC carries:
- the LOC141877116 gene encoding uncharacterized protein LOC141877116, with the protein product MGCGVSNIAGTAEGENLFDFSRRNTIVDKPNVSVQIGEGVRKIDSEHRLVFVFGGPGSAKGCIVNDLRKMFGFGFISAEDLILQHFPKQVEEKGLDAPSNTHELKAVLLENPDILTLDWVLETIQNEICKIPDKPILVDLIPNLNFMMRINKFIKQCDKEMEQFEKKFPCAFALNLTLSKDDLLKNIMNSHSPACVKPPSSNPKDASSNQGDEMDTSRTKRRFAWYEKSVKDFLNYFSKNDRIVKVNTSSAQVQHIWDVIMDFFAVEMDVSGNRVVNTVVLFVFDKEEYKAIDTDRYPMKKICLDELVDDSQATDIEILSILAKRLDECASQSRSFLVDVMGTPIGKTYLSECEASNQAVYKPQIVFLDINIGQLDFFMHGLKRKTSRKKSIFRKKAQLYKAVCSTENETLLFPADADNEICRRIAICLSELRAS